A genomic window from Actinomycetota bacterium includes:
- a CDS encoding threonine synthase — protein sequence MFGGPCEHAARPARRRKDLASEWKGIIDAYREFLPVTEGTPVVTLREGNTPLVEAGYISRQLGLEVFLKCEGLNPTGSFKDRGMTVAVSKALEEGARTVICASTGNTSASAAAYAARAGLGCAVLIPGGAIALGKLAQALIHGAVVIAVEGNFDQALKLVREISEEYPVVLVNSLNPHRIEGQKTGAFEICDALGRPPDYHFIPVGNAGNITAYWKGYRDYLEAGRISALPRMMGWQAEGAAPIVRGEVVEEPSTIATAIRIGNPASWEKAVAAARDSGGRIDMVSDEEILDAYRLLADREGVFVEPASAAAVAGLYKACARGEVPQGSTVVCVLTGHGLKDPGLAVECVQEPRAVPPRKEEILEILGL from the coding sequence ATGTTCGGGGGGCCGTGCGAGCACGCGGCGCGGCCGGCGAGGAGGAGGAAAGACTTGGCTTCCGAGTGGAAAGGCATAATCGACGCCTACCGGGAATTCCTCCCGGTGACCGAGGGAACGCCGGTGGTGACCCTGCGCGAGGGCAACACCCCCCTGGTGGAGGCGGGGTACATAAGCAGGCAGCTGGGGCTGGAGGTGTTCCTCAAGTGCGAGGGCCTCAACCCCACGGGCTCCTTCAAGGACCGCGGCATGACCGTGGCGGTGAGCAAGGCCCTGGAGGAGGGGGCCAGGACGGTCATCTGCGCCTCCACCGGGAACACCAGCGCCTCGGCGGCGGCCTACGCCGCGCGCGCGGGGCTGGGATGCGCGGTGCTCATCCCCGGGGGCGCCATCGCCCTGGGGAAGCTCGCCCAGGCCCTCATACACGGCGCGGTGGTGATCGCGGTGGAGGGCAACTTCGACCAGGCCCTCAAGCTGGTGCGGGAGATAAGCGAAGAATACCCGGTGGTCCTGGTGAACTCCCTCAACCCCCACCGTATCGAGGGGCAGAAGACGGGGGCCTTCGAGATATGCGACGCGCTGGGACGCCCGCCCGATTACCATTTTATACCAGTAGGCAACGCGGGAAACATCACCGCCTACTGGAAGGGGTACCGGGATTATCTCGAGGCGGGACGCATCTCCGCCCTCCCGCGCATGATGGGGTGGCAGGCGGAGGGCGCCGCTCCCATCGTACGGGGAGAGGTGGTGGAGGAACCGAGCACCATCGCCACGGCGATCAGGATAGGCAACCCGGCGAGCTGGGAGAAGGCGGTGGCGGCGGCCCGGGATTCGGGAGGGCGCATCGACATGGTCTCCGACGAGGAGATCCTGGATGCCTACCGCCTGCTGGCGGACCGCGAGGGGGTCTTCGTGGAGCCGGCCTCGGCGGCGGCGGTGGCCGGGCTCTACAAGGCGTGCGCGCGGGGAGAGGTCCCGCAGGGGTCCACGGTGGTGTGCGTGCTCACCGGGCACGGGCTCAAGGACCCCGGGCTGGCGGTGGAATGCGTCCAGGAGCCGCGGGCGGTTCCGCCGCGCAAAGAGGAGATACTGGAGATACTGGGGCTGTAA
- a CDS encoding homoserine dehydrogenase, which produces MKNGKKIIRVGQIGCGTVGSGVYRILMENGEVISRRTGCEIAVKRVAVRDLSDPRYVEVPEGELTTDALEVIRDPEVDIVAEVIGGVEPARTFILEAIACGKHVVSANKELMSTHGEEILSAAEEAGVDVAYEASVGGAIPILLPLKYSLAGNNVDSILGIVNGTTNYVLTRMSEEGLSFSEALRKAQERGYAEADPSADVEGRDAAAKLAILASMAFNSRVTLGDVYTEGISAITPDDMRFGRDLGYVIKLLAVAKDEPDGISVRVHPTMIPKDHPLAAVRDENNAIFVSGNASGELMFYGKGAGSLPAASAVVGDIITISRNMLTGGRMVGCTCFYRKPLKDMAEVVCRYFMIFDAPDRPGVLARIAGVFGDNGVSIKSVIQHGMGREARIVLVTHAVKERSIRATLKGLEELRAVNRIASVIRVEDREPEEGEGG; this is translated from the coding sequence ATGAAGAACGGCAAGAAGATCATCAGGGTTGGCCAGATCGGGTGCGGCACCGTGGGTTCAGGGGTCTACCGTATCCTCATGGAAAACGGGGAAGTGATATCCCGGCGTACCGGTTGCGAGATCGCGGTGAAGCGCGTGGCGGTGAGGGACCTCTCGGATCCCCGTTACGTGGAGGTCCCCGAGGGCGAGTTGACCACGGACGCCCTTGAGGTCATACGCGATCCCGAGGTCGATATAGTGGCGGAGGTCATTGGAGGGGTGGAGCCCGCGCGCACCTTCATCCTGGAGGCCATCGCATGCGGCAAGCACGTGGTCTCCGCCAACAAGGAGCTCATGAGCACGCACGGGGAGGAGATCCTCTCCGCCGCCGAGGAGGCGGGGGTGGACGTGGCCTACGAGGCGAGCGTGGGAGGGGCCATCCCCATCCTCCTGCCCCTCAAGTACAGCCTGGCGGGAAACAACGTGGACAGCATCCTGGGGATCGTCAACGGCACCACCAACTACGTGCTCACGCGCATGAGCGAGGAGGGGCTGTCCTTCTCGGAGGCATTGCGCAAGGCCCAGGAACGGGGATACGCGGAGGCCGACCCGAGCGCCGACGTGGAGGGCAGGGACGCGGCGGCCAAACTGGCCATACTCGCCTCCATGGCCTTCAACTCCCGCGTGACCCTCGGCGATGTCTATACCGAGGGCATCTCGGCCATCACACCCGACGACATGAGGTTCGGGCGCGATCTGGGATACGTCATCAAGCTCCTGGCGGTGGCCAAGGACGAGCCCGACGGCATCAGCGTGCGCGTCCATCCCACCATGATCCCCAAAGACCATCCCCTGGCGGCGGTGAGGGACGAGAACAACGCCATCTTCGTGTCCGGGAACGCATCGGGCGAGCTGATGTTCTACGGTAAGGGAGCGGGATCTCTGCCGGCGGCGAGCGCGGTGGTGGGAGACATCATCACCATCTCCCGCAACATGCTCACGGGGGGGCGCATGGTGGGATGCACCTGCTTCTACCGCAAACCCCTCAAGGACATGGCCGAGGTGGTCTGCCGCTATTTCATGATCTTCGACGCCCCTGACCGGCCGGGCGTGCTGGCGAGGATCGCGGGGGTGTTCGGCGACAACGGGGTGAGCATAAAGTCGGTGATCCAGCACGGCATGGGGAGGGAGGCGCGCATCGTGCTCGTGACCCATGCGGTGAAGGAGAGGAGCATCCGAGCCACCCTGAAGGGTCTGGAGGAGCTGAGGGCGGTCAACCGCATCGCCAGCGTCATCCGGGTGGAGGACCGCGAGCCGGAGGAGGGCGAAGGGGGCTGA
- a CDS encoding cofactor-independent phosphoglycerate mutase gives MKYVVLVPDGAADRPRDEHGGMTPLEAARTPNMDFLAREGICGTAVTVPEGMTAGSDVANYSLLGYDPRRYYSGRGPLEAASMGIELGPEQVAFRCNLVTEKGGRLVDYSAGHITTREAAELILALRDRLDDEFTSFHPGVGYRHLLVLKGLRHLEDRCFPPHDVVGRETEDILPVGPGAARLNGLMRLSRRLLSEHPVNRRRVADGLPPANLIWPWGQGRTPELPSFTGRFGLRGAIITAVDLLKGLGKLAGLEVVEVPGATGYYDTDYSAKAAYAKECLRRLDLVYIHVEAPDEAGHEGNWQEKVNALERIDELILGPLLDETVRSGEDFAFLLAPDHPTPLEVRTHVPDPVPFAIYCSTAAPDRCRAFSERAVTQGTYSGYEGWKLMELFLEKAGGIRASAPV, from the coding sequence TTGAAGTACGTGGTCCTGGTGCCTGACGGAGCGGCGGACAGGCCGCGGGATGAACACGGGGGGATGACCCCGCTGGAGGCGGCGCGCACCCCCAACATGGATTTCCTGGCCAGGGAGGGGATATGCGGCACGGCGGTCACCGTGCCCGAGGGCATGACGGCGGGAAGCGACGTGGCCAACTATTCCCTCCTGGGATATGACCCGCGCCGTTACTACAGCGGCCGGGGACCCCTGGAAGCCGCCAGCATGGGGATCGAGCTGGGACCCGAGCAGGTGGCTTTCCGCTGCAACCTGGTCACCGAGAAGGGAGGCAGGCTGGTGGACTACAGCGCCGGCCATATCACCACCCGGGAGGCCGCAGAGCTCATCCTCGCCCTGCGCGATCGTCTGGACGACGAGTTCACCTCCTTTCACCCCGGCGTCGGTTACCGCCACCTGCTGGTGCTCAAGGGCCTCAGGCATCTCGAAGACCGCTGTTTCCCGCCCCACGACGTGGTGGGGAGGGAGACGGAGGATATCCTGCCCGTGGGGCCGGGGGCAGCCCGCCTCAACGGCCTCATGCGCCTCTCGCGGCGCCTGCTCTCAGAGCACCCCGTGAACAGGCGCCGGGTCGCCGATGGCCTCCCGCCCGCCAACCTCATCTGGCCCTGGGGGCAGGGACGCACCCCGGAGCTCCCCTCCTTCACCGGGAGGTTCGGGCTGCGGGGGGCCATCATCACCGCCGTCGACCTGTTGAAAGGCCTGGGGAAGCTGGCGGGGTTGGAGGTGGTGGAGGTGCCCGGCGCCACCGGATACTACGATACCGATTACTCCGCCAAGGCGGCATATGCCAAGGAGTGCCTGCGGCGCTTGGATCTGGTGTACATACATGTGGAGGCGCCGGATGAGGCGGGCCACGAGGGCAACTGGCAGGAAAAGGTAAACGCCCTCGAGCGCATAGACGAGCTCATCCTGGGGCCGCTACTCGACGAGACGGTGCGCTCAGGGGAGGACTTCGCCTTCCTGCTGGCGCCCGACCATCCCACCCCCCTGGAGGTGAGGACCCATGTGCCGGACCCCGTCCCCTTCGCCATCTACTGCTCCACGGCGGCTCCGGACCGCTGCCGGGCCTTCAGCGAGAGGGCGGTGACGCAGGGGACCTACAGCGGTTACGAGGGATGGAAATTAATGGAGCTGTTCCTGGAGAAGGCGGGCGGGATACGGGCCTCCGCCCCCGTGTGA
- a CDS encoding 2,3-diphosphoglycerate synthetase — MEIGRSARKRALFLVDGEHHPDTVRDAVRVLAERESLEPLALYFLGGAEKLREVSEMALEGCALVVPEDPLGEFGRTLEELSPDVVLDLSDLPVIGPALRMRMAATALAHGAAYRGADFEFRPPRRERILARPSCAVIGTGKRCGKTAVSAEMARYLARTGREPVVVAMGRGGPPRPYVVEQGAVDEEYLRGELRKGLHAASDHYEDALVSGVITVGSRRCGGGMAGEPFVTNVSEAAAVADGLPGQVVIVEGSGSSVPPVHTHATVLVISAAQDVEEALGYLGAYRLLISDGVIITMAEEPFATSRKIQELRERIEWISGDVVVLNTIFRPHPLKPIRGRKVFLVATAPHEAEGLLEEHLRDQEGCEVVGSSFSLSRRDRLERDLEGAGEAEVVLTELKAAAVEVVAEYARRYGKELVFFHNVPFPARPDGDLEGFFEAMWAKAVDRS; from the coding sequence ATGGAGATCGGACGGAGTGCGAGAAAACGTGCCTTGTTCCTGGTGGACGGCGAGCACCATCCCGACACCGTGCGCGACGCGGTGCGCGTATTGGCGGAGAGGGAGAGCCTGGAACCCCTGGCCCTTTATTTCCTGGGTGGCGCCGAGAAGCTGAGGGAGGTCTCGGAGATGGCCCTGGAGGGATGCGCCCTGGTGGTGCCCGAGGACCCTCTGGGTGAATTTGGCAGAACGCTCGAGGAGCTCTCTCCCGACGTCGTCCTGGACCTCAGCGACCTCCCCGTCATCGGTCCGGCGCTGCGCATGCGCATGGCCGCCACGGCGCTCGCCCACGGCGCCGCCTACCGGGGGGCGGACTTCGAGTTCAGGCCCCCGCGCCGCGAGCGCATCCTGGCCCGGCCTTCCTGCGCGGTGATCGGCACCGGAAAACGCTGCGGGAAGACGGCGGTGTCGGCGGAGATGGCGCGATACCTGGCGCGCACGGGGAGGGAACCGGTGGTGGTGGCCATGGGCAGGGGAGGGCCTCCCCGTCCCTACGTGGTGGAGCAGGGGGCGGTGGACGAGGAGTACCTCCGGGGGGAGCTGCGGAAGGGACTGCACGCCGCCTCCGACCACTACGAGGACGCGCTGGTGTCGGGGGTGATCACCGTAGGCTCGCGGCGCTGTGGGGGAGGCATGGCGGGAGAGCCCTTCGTGACCAACGTCTCGGAGGCGGCCGCGGTGGCGGACGGCCTGCCGGGGCAGGTGGTCATCGTGGAGGGAAGCGGGTCCAGCGTCCCGCCGGTGCATACCCACGCCACGGTGTTGGTCATCAGCGCCGCGCAGGATGTGGAGGAGGCGCTGGGATACCTGGGTGCATACCGGCTCTTGATTTCCGACGGGGTTATCATTACAATGGCCGAAGAGCCTTTCGCGACTTCCCGAAAAATCCAGGAACTCCGCGAGAGGATAGAGTGGATAAGTGGCGATGTCGTTGTCTTAAACACGATTTTCAGGCCTCATCCCTTGAAACCCATCCGCGGCAGGAAGGTCTTTCTGGTTGCGACCGCGCCCCACGAGGCTGAGGGACTGCTGGAGGAACACCTGCGGGACCAGGAAGGCTGCGAGGTGGTGGGGAGCAGTTTCAGCCTCTCCCGGCGGGACCGCCTGGAGAGAGACCTCGAGGGCGCCGGGGAGGCGGAGGTGGTGCTCACCGAGCTCAAGGCGGCCGCGGTGGAGGTGGTGGCGGAATACGCGCGGCGTTACGGCAAGGAGCTGGTCTTCTTCCATAACGTGCCGTTTCCCGCCCGCCCGGATGGAGACCTGGAGGGGTTTTTCGAGGCCATGTGGGCGAAAGCGGTGGACAGATCATGA
- a CDS encoding zeta toxin family protein, with protein MTREREEERKRKGRITILDEERHRVPFSKGLTANAIMASGLSPGRAYTVASDIEEHLFREGRLEIQAKELRKLIYNFLNERVGEHYAVNYWRYISFSSLNKPLVILIGGSTGVGKSTIATMLATRLSIVRIVSTDAIREVMRAFFSRELMPTIHTSSFDADTALIHPLPPHIDPVVAGFREQSLSVLVGVRAIINRALKEGTHIIIEGAHIVPGFIAPQQFPDAFIVPLVVTVSDERMHRSHFFIREVETQGTRPFQRYLEYFENIRKIQDYIVHLGKVNGVKAVESVNLDSAVSEVVDYVINTAYEMAKKDIATAKVEHLV; from the coding sequence ATGACGCGGGAACGAGAGGAAGAGAGGAAAAGAAAGGGCCGCATAACCATCCTCGATGAGGAGCGCCATCGGGTCCCCTTCTCGAAAGGGCTGACGGCCAACGCCATCATGGCCTCGGGCCTGTCGCCGGGCAGGGCCTACACGGTAGCCTCGGACATAGAGGAGCATCTCTTCCGCGAAGGCAGGCTGGAGATCCAGGCCAAGGAGCTGCGCAAGCTCATCTACAATTTCCTCAACGAACGCGTGGGGGAGCACTACGCCGTCAACTACTGGCGGTACATCTCCTTCAGCAGCCTGAACAAGCCCCTGGTAATCCTCATCGGCGGCTCCACCGGCGTGGGAAAATCCACCATAGCGACCATGCTCGCTACCAGGCTCAGCATCGTGCGCATCGTCTCCACCGACGCCATTCGGGAGGTCATGCGCGCCTTCTTCTCCCGCGAGCTCATGCCCACCATCCATACCTCCTCCTTCGATGCGGACACCGCGCTCATTCATCCCCTGCCGCCGCATATCGACCCCGTGGTGGCGGGATTCCGGGAGCAGAGCCTCTCGGTGCTGGTGGGGGTGAGGGCGATCATCAACCGCGCCTTGAAGGAGGGGACGCACATCATCATCGAGGGGGCGCACATCGTGCCGGGTTTCATAGCGCCGCAGCAGTTTCCCGACGCCTTCATCGTCCCTCTGGTGGTCACGGTGAGCGACGAGAGGATGCACCGCAGCCACTTCTTCATCCGCGAGGTGGAGACCCAGGGCACGCGTCCCTTCCAGCGCTACCTGGAATATTTTGAGAATATCCGCAAGATCCAGGACTACATCGTGCACCTGGGTAAGGTGAACGGGGTAAAGGCGGTGGAGAGCGTGAACCTGGACAGCGCGGTCTCGGAGGTCGTGGATTACGTGATCAATACCGCTTACGAGATGGCCAAGAAGGATATAGCGACGGCGAAGGTAGAGCACCTGGTCTGA
- a CDS encoding metallophosphoesterase — MPARIFPVTKSPVVLAHVSDFHIGSYHFVANLMNRCILELNELQPDIVVVTGDLTNEGFRQEYLTAKSYLDGLECERVLVIPGNHDSRNVGYLHFQELFGPLFQSLEWCGVYVMGMDSSEPDLDSGQIGREKYARIVDYFQAVDGFKVFALHHHLLPVPGTGRERNIVFDAGDVLELLVYAGVDLVLTGHKHVPYVWRLEDLYVVNAGTISSLRLRGNTKPCYNVIEIREDLVKIFRKYPFGGRDVIAQFGVGVNDTQKGLSGVVREIIGSDL; from the coding sequence ATGCCTGCGAGGATATTTCCCGTCACCAAGTCGCCCGTGGTGTTGGCACACGTCTCCGATTTCCACATCGGTTCCTACCATTTCGTGGCCAACCTCATGAACCGCTGCATACTAGAGCTCAACGAGCTCCAGCCGGACATAGTGGTGGTGACGGGAGACCTGACCAACGAGGGGTTCCGGCAGGAATACCTCACCGCCAAGTCCTACCTGGACGGCCTGGAATGCGAGCGGGTGCTGGTCATCCCCGGCAACCACGATTCCCGCAACGTGGGTTACCTGCACTTCCAGGAGCTCTTTGGCCCCCTGTTCCAGAGCCTGGAATGGTGCGGGGTATACGTCATGGGGATGGATTCCAGCGAGCCGGACCTGGACTCGGGACAGATCGGGAGAGAAAAATACGCCAGGATCGTCGATTATTTCCAGGCCGTGGACGGCTTCAAGGTCTTCGCCCTCCACCACCACCTCCTGCCGGTGCCCGGGACGGGAAGGGAGAGGAACATCGTCTTCGACGCTGGCGACGTGCTGGAGCTGCTGGTGTACGCCGGCGTGGACCTGGTCCTCACCGGTCACAAGCACGTGCCCTACGTCTGGAGGCTCGAGGACCTCTACGTGGTGAACGCGGGCACCATCTCCTCGCTGCGCCTGCGCGGGAACACCAAGCCCTGCTACAACGTGATCGAGATAAGGGAAGACCTGGTGAAGATCTTCCGCAAGTACCCCTTCGGGGGGCGCGACGTGATCGCCCAGTTCGGCGTGGGAGTGAACGACACCCAGAAAGGGCTCTCCGGGGTGGTGCGGGAGATAATCGGCTCCGATCTATAG
- the fsa gene encoding fructose-6-phosphate aldolase: MKLFLDTANVEHIREINGWGILAGVTTNPSLVSKEGRSMRECLEEIAAIVSGPVSAEAVSMDTQGMLREARELAAIADNINVKIPMTPEGLAAVSALSREGIKTNVTLVFSANQALLAAAAGATFVSPFVGRMDDIGNRGMKVVEEIVDIFDTYSIPTQVIAASLRHPMHVTEAALAGAHIATIPYEVMVKMVHHPLTEIGIERFLEDYEKIKNL, translated from the coding sequence ATGAAGCTTTTCCTGGACACGGCCAACGTGGAGCATATCAGGGAGATCAACGGCTGGGGTATCCTGGCGGGCGTCACCACCAATCCCTCTCTGGTCTCCAAAGAAGGGCGGAGCATGCGGGAGTGCCTGGAGGAGATCGCGGCCATCGTCTCCGGACCCGTCAGCGCCGAGGCGGTGAGCATGGACACCCAGGGCATGCTGCGCGAGGCGCGGGAGCTGGCCGCCATCGCCGATAACATAAACGTCAAGATCCCCATGACCCCCGAAGGCCTGGCGGCGGTGAGCGCGCTCTCGCGGGAGGGGATCAAGACCAACGTCACCCTGGTGTTTTCTGCCAACCAGGCCCTGCTGGCCGCGGCGGCGGGAGCCACCTTCGTCAGCCCCTTCGTGGGCAGGATGGACGATATCGGCAACCGGGGGATGAAGGTGGTGGAGGAGATCGTGGACATCTTCGACACCTATTCCATACCCACCCAGGTGATCGCCGCCAGCCTGCGCCACCCCATGCACGTCACGGAGGCGGCGCTGGCGGGCGCGCACATCGCCACCATCCCCTACGAGGTCATGGTGAAGATGGTCCACCATCCCCTGACCGAGATAGGGATCGAGAGATTCCTGGAGGATTATGAGAAGATCAAGAACCTTTAA